In the Ipomoea triloba cultivar NCNSP0323 chromosome 6, ASM357664v1 genome, one interval contains:
- the LOC116023171 gene encoding protein NRT1/ PTR FAMILY 2.11-like: MGETQSEVATRKKIKYRGIKAMPLVIGNETFEKLGTIGTSANLLVYLTTIFHLKNITATNIINIFNGTCNFGTVIGAFFSDTYFGRYTTLGFASVASFLGMLVMTLTAAISTLHPEPCKGSSATLCNAPTAGQMAFLLCGFGLLVIGASGIRPCNLAFGADQFDPNTESGRRGIGSFFNWYYFTYTFAVMVSFTAIVYVQSNVSWSWGLAIPTLLMFLSCALFFAGTKIYVRVVPDGSPFKSVAQVLVAAFKKRRLDLPEQPLSLFHHAPSSSLNSRLPFTNQFRCLSKAAIRTAEDVIKEDGAAENPWELCSVQQVEEVKCLLRILPIWGAGVIYYISVVQAQNFVVFQAIQADRRLGGAAFQIPPASFIVFAMLSITIWLPIYDRLILPILRKHTNKEDGITLLQKMGIGMFLSVITMVLSAIVETRRRTLAAGMKNEVSSMSALWLIPQMALSGLSEAFAVIGENEFFYRQCPENMRSIAASFLFVGLAGSSYLSSLLTSVVHRTTGWLAQDLNQGRLDYFYHVVAALEMMNLIYFLVCAKWYKYKGNTNTHSLQKPPV, translated from the exons ATGGGGGAGACTCAATCAGAGGTGGCCACTAGGAAAAAGATCAAGTACAGAGGAATAAAAGCTATGCCCCTTGTTATAG GAAATGAGACATTTGAGAAACTGGGGACAATAGGAACCTCAGCAAACTTGTTGGTTTATCTCACTACTATTTTCCATTTGAAGAACATAACTGCCACTAATATCATCAACATCTTCAATGGAACTTGCAACTTTGGCACTGTTATTGGAGCCTTCTTCTCTGATACTTATTTTGGCCGCTACACCACACTGGGGTTTGCTTCAGTTGCCTCTTTTCTG GGGATGCTTGTTATGACCTTAACAGCCGCGATTTCAACGCTTCACCCTGAACCCTGTAAGGGTTCATCAGCTACACTGTGTAATGCACCCACAGCTGGGCAGATGGCATTCTTGCTATGTGGTTTTGGACTGCTAGTGATTGGAGCTTCTGGGATAAGGCCATGCAATTTGGCTTTTGGGGCTGACCAGTTTGATCCCAATACTGAATCAGGGAGAAGAGGGATTGGCAGTTTCTTCAATTGGTACTACTTCACCTACACATTTGCTGTGATGGTTTCTTTCACTGCTATTGTGTATGTTCAGTCTAATGTTAGCTGGTCCTGGGGACTAGCCATTCCCACCCTCCTCATGTTCCTGTCTTGTGCGCTGTTTTTTGCGGGAACTAAGATTTATGTCAGAGTTGTCCCTGATGGTAGCCCTTTCAAGAGTGTTGCTCAGGTCCTAGTGGCCGCTTTCAAGAAGAGGCGCCTGGATTTGCCTGAACAGCCTCTCTCACTTTTCCACCATGCTCCCTCCAGCTCTCTCAATTCTAGGCTTCCCTTCACAAATCAATTCAG ATGTTTAAGCAAGGCGGCAATAAGAACAGCAGAAGACGTAATCAAGGAAGACGGTGCAGCAGAAAATCCATGGGAGCTTTGCAGCGTTCAGCAGGTGGAAGAAGTGAAATGCTTACTAAGAATCCTCCCAATATGGGGAGCTGGAGTCATATACTACATCTCCGTCGTCCAAGCTCAGAACTTTGTAGTCTTCCAAGCCATCCAGGCCGACCGCCGTCTCGGCGGCGCCGCCTTCCAAATCCCACCCGCATCCTTCATAGTCTTCGCAATGCTAAGCATCACCATCTGGCTACCCATCTACGACCGCTTAATCCTCCCAATCCTCCGCAAACACACCAACAAAGAAGACGGCATTACCCTCCTCCAGAAAATGGGAATCGGAATGTTTCTGTCAGTGATCACTATGGTTTTATCCGCCATAGTTGAAACCAGGAGAAGAACGTTAGCCGCAGGAATGAAAAACGAGGTTTCTTCCATGTCTGCGCTGTGGCTGATTCCTCAGATGGCCCTGTCGGGGCTGTCCGAGGCTTTTGCGGTGATTGGCGAAAACGAGTTTTTCTACAGACAGTGCCCGGAAAACATGCGGAGCATTGCAGCTTCATTCTTGTTTGTCGGGCTTGCAGGGTCTAGCTACCTTAGCAGCTTGTTGACATCAGTTGTTCATAGGACAACAGGGTGGTTGGCTCAGGATTTGAACCAGGGGAGATTAGATTACTTTTATCACGTAGTGGCAGCATTGGAGATGATGAATCTCATATATTTTCTTGTGTGTGCAAAGTGGTACAAGTATAAAGGAAACACAAACACCCATAGTCTCCAGAAACCTCCAGTTTGA
- the LOC116022302 gene encoding protein NRT1/ PTR FAMILY 2.9-like has translation MGVEMEDNKHGRESPAAKAAEKTTVMNGGHEHDESSTVEEPVPKYRGIKAMPFIIGNETFEKLGAIGTLSNLLVYLTTVFNLKHITAANLLNVFNGTTNFATILGAFICDTYLGRYKTLGISTINSFLGLLMIALTAAVKSLHPPRCTKGGDCVDPNRGQMGFLLCGFAMLTVGAAGIRPCNLAFGADQFNPNTESGKRGINSFFNWYFFTLTFAQMMSVTLVVYIQSEVSWPIGLGIPALFMLISCAVFFVGDRIYVKVKPEGSPFTSIVQVLVVAAKKRNLKLPQHPSLSLFNYIPTKSINSKLPYTNQFRFLDKAAIRTEEDKVGEDGSSVYPWKLCSLQQVEQTKCVFKVIPIWAAAIVYHVAILEQQQYVVFQALQSDRHLGSSNFQIPAATYTIFSMLSLTLFVPFYDRIIVPFLRRYTRKEEGITLLQRMGIGIFLTVLASFVSAFVEERRRGVALSRPMPGVTSKGAAVSSMSALWLVPQLALAGLAEAFTAIGQVEFYYKQFPENMRSVAGSFYFLGMGASSYLNSFLISIVHKTTENAKTGNWLPEDLNKGRLDYFYFLITGLGILNVVYFLVCSRWYEYKDGTEGAIKDTEMEPKNLENKHAV, from the exons ATGGGAGTGGAAATGGAGGATAATAAGCATGGAAGAGAATCTCCGGCGGCGAAGGCGGCGGAGAAAACCACAGTAATGAACGGCGGCCATGAACATGATGAGTCGTCTACGGTTGAAGAACCGGTGCCCAAGTACAGAGGAATCAAAGCCATGCCCTTCATTATAG ggaacGAGACGTTCGAAAAACTGGGAGCAATAGGCACGCTGTCCAACCTGTTAGTGTACCTCACGACAGTGTTCAACTTGAAGCACATAACGGCGGCGAATCTTCTCAATGTCTTCAATGGAACCACTAACTTTGCCACCATCCTCGGCGCTTTTATTTGTGACACTTACTTAGGCCGCTACAAAACCTTGGGAATCTCCACCATCAATTCTTTCCtg GGATTACTGATGATAGCATTGACAGCAGCAGTGAAGAGTCTGCACCCTCCGCGGTGCACCAAAGGCGGGGACTGCGTGGACCCCAATCGGGGCCAGATGGGGTTTCTCCTGTGCGGTTTCGCGATGCTAACGGTGGGAGCCGCCGGAATCCGGCCGTGCAACTTAGCGTTCGGGGCGGACCAGTTCAACCCGAATACAGAATCAGGGAAGAGGGGCATTAACAGCTTCTTCAACTGGTACTTCTTTACCTTAACTTTCGCGCAGATGATGTCGGTGACGCTGGTGGTTTACATTCAATCCGAGGTTAGTTGGCCCATCGGACTGGGGATTCCGGCGCTGTTCATGCTGATTTCATGTGCCGTGTTCTTCGTCGGCGATAGAATATATGTTAAGGTGAAGCCCGAAGGTAGCCCCTTCACTAGTATAGTCCAAGTTCTAGTGGTTGCTGCTAAGAAGAGGAACTTGAAATTACCACAACACCCTTCCCTCTCTCTCTTCAATTACATCCCCACCAAGTCCATCAATTCCAAGCTTCCTTATACAAACCAATTcag ATTTCTTGACAAGGCTGCAATAAGGACAGAAGAAGACAAAGTGGGAGAAGATGGATCATCAGTTTATCCATGGAAGCTGTGCAGTCTGCAACAAGTGGAACAGACGAAATGTGTGTTTAAAGTGATCCCAATCTGGGCAGCCGCCATAGTGTACCATGTTGCCATTTTAGAACAGCAACAATATGTTGTGTTCCAAGCCCTGCAATCCGACAGGCACCTAGGATCCTCCAACTTCCAAATTCCGGCCGCCACCTACACCATTTTCTCAATGCTAAGTCTCACTCTCTTCGTCCCGTTCTACGACCGAATCATCGTCCCGTTCCTGAGACGATACACGCGGAAAGAGGAAGGCATCACTCTTCTGCAGCGGATGGGGATCGGCATTTTCCTCACCGTGCTGGCGTCCTTCGTCTCCGCCTTTGTGGAGGAGCGCCGCAGGGGCGTCGCCCTGAGCAGGCCGATGCCCGGGGTGACGTCCAAAGGCGCCGCTGTTTCTTCCATGTCGGCCCTCTGGTTGGTCCCCCAACTCGCCCTGGCCGGCCTGGCCGAGGCATTCACCGCCATCGGACAGGTGGAGTTTTACTACAAACAGTTCCCGGAGAACATGAGAAGCGTCGCCGGGTCCTTTTACTTCTTGGGGATGGGGGCCTCTAGCTATCTCAACAGCTTCTTGATCTCCATTGTACATAAAACCACAGAAAATGCCAAAACTGGAAACTGGTTGCCTGAAGATCTGAACAAGGGAAGATTAGACTACTTCTATTTCCTCATCACAGGCCTGGGAATCTTAAATGTTGTGTACTTCCTAGTATGTTCCAGGTGGTATGAGTACAAGGATGGAACTGAAGGAGCCATTAAAGATACTGAAATGGAACCAAAGAATCTTGAAAACAAACATGCAGTTTAA